One Bemisia tabaci chromosome 7, PGI_BMITA_v3 DNA window includes the following coding sequences:
- the LOC140225057 gene encoding uncharacterized protein, with protein MVSVHNVNELAKVKKFQYLLTSLKGEALDLVKGLDITDSNYDVAWEILCQRFQCERRHIFHHFNGLLDLPEVKDVQQIPALLTKYREHTQALEGLDHKLSEYSSMLTAVMVQKLNNYFRKRFDDFRGTETKYPTIDSLVDFLEKECLQLDGSAAKSTNPKHKQPPSKQTLTASVKPKQSSSQQKCPCCTQDHPIYFCESFLAKSIPERRSFVKEKNLCFNCMKFNHSSSVCKNQYTCKTCHKRHNSLLHLEDTSTQDSSKSPKTAMVSNSKPKEYACILGTALVLVKDSFGGYQPVRGLIDSAAMSTFITKRCANKLGLKIHKEAPPISGLGNQAVNDIHGTVECEIKSRIES; from the coding sequence atggTCTCTGTCCATAATGTAAATGAGTTAGCGAAAGTTAAAAAGTTCCAGTACCTTCTCACGTCATTGAAGGGCGAGGCACTGGACTTGGTAAAAGGGTTAGACATCACCGACTCAAATTACGATGTGGCTTGGGAAATATTATGTCAGCGCTTTCAATGTGAAAGaaggcatatttttcatcacttCAACGGGTTGCTTGACTTGCCAGAAGTGAAGGATGTCCAGCAAATTCCTGCACTTCTGACAAAATACAGGGAGCACACCCAGGCATTGGAGGGCCTCGATCACAAACTGTCCGAGTACTCTTCAATGCTCACTGCAGTCATGGTACAAAAGTTAAATAATTACTTTCGAAAACGGTTTGATGATTTTCGAGGCACGGAAACGAAATATCCCACCATCGATAGCCTAGTGGATTTCCTCGAAaaagagtgccttcaattagaTGGTTCGGCAGCCAAGTCAACTAACCCGAAACACAAGCAACCACCATCAAAGCAGACGCTCACGGCCTCAGTTAAGCCGAAACAGAGTTCGTCTCAACAAAAATGTCCATGCTGCACTCAAGACCATCCCATTTATTTTTGCGAATCATTTTTAGCTAAATCAATCCCTGAACGCCGATCATTCGTCAAAGAGAAAAACCTGTGTTTCAACTGCATGAAATTCAATCACTCCAGTTCGGTTTGTAAGAACCAATACACCTGCAAAACATGTCATAAAAGGCATAATTCACTTCTACACTTAGAAGACACGTCAACTCAAGATTCATCAAAATCTCCCAAAACAGCTATGGTTTCCAACTCAAAACCAAAGGAATACGCATGCATTCTAGGAACTGCTCTAGTTCTAGTCAAAGATTCATTTGGCGGTTATCAACCTGTCAGAGGACTCATCGACAGCGCTGCCATGTCTACATTTATAACTAAGCGCTGTGCAAACAAattgggtctaaaaatccacaAAGAAGCGCCTCCAATTTCAGGGTTAGGCAATCAAGCAGTCAATGATATTCATGGTACTGTGGAATGTGAGATCAAGTCTCGCATTGAATCGTAG
- the LOC140225058 gene encoding uncharacterized protein — MTKITTDLPNISLPNTMNKPLRTLFLADPEWMKPGPVDLLIGADLYPHIYDGRKIILDENWPIALSSIYGWVMTGKFSASHDATRIAAVTTSESAPITALLSINSEPIETCLRRHWEIEEPPSRPVKSPNDLLAEELFMEKHARDEIIECAGECNMELKKWSSNNPEILEDLPESNLKTPVEFSGADSSESLLGLQWQPSSDIFSFKVEKITPVYTKRGIASVVAQIFDPLGLISPIMLKGKQFLQQLWLLGIDWDEAVPLELQAQWKKYTEELIKISEIRIPRHVSLINGVKFDLVGFSDASKLGYSGNVYLRVESSSGEVKTSLLMAKTKVTPLKPMSIPRLELQGAALLTELLDAAHYICSMAHPIRKVFAYSDSTVVLSWLQTPPYRLKVFVANRVTRILEVLTPQHWGHVKSEDNPSDLASRGCMPDRLADNSLWWHGPKWLQEPEEKWPKLSPFDPESKAEIIDKLPDIVTLVQNKQESWEETFLKSFSGFVPLLRTTVWMLRFIHNTRHPTQKRTGQISSAELQEARHWWIKIIQGKEFKAEIRTMSEKKESPASLCKLRPFLDEQGLLRVGGRLRHSDMSYDFKFPILLPKNHHFTQLVIDYYHDMTLHGGPSSTLAAINQRFWIINGRAVVRSKLQKCIQCFKVRPKFTQPLMGDLPKWRVQAAYPFLNTACDYGGPFQVKENKLRNARQTKGYLALFICMATKAVHLEFVSELTTKAFEGALARFVSRRGLCKNMFSDNGTNFVGMNNSLKELYAFLKTNETSIAENLSKKEINWHFQPASAPNFGGLHEAGIKSAKHHLKRIMGTQIFTFEEMTTLVTRVEAIMNSRPICPLSTDPSDMDALTPGHFFVGRPLNALPEENLTETPSNRVDRWGLINKASQHFWQTWKNEYINCLRQRSKWTQETDPIKIDDLVIIQDNNLPPQQWRLGRITKCFPGPDDVTRVVDVKTTTGTLRRPVSKLCRLPISSDKNQI, encoded by the coding sequence ATGACAAAAATCACCACCGATCTGCCAAATATAAGTCTTCCCAACACAATGAACAAACCTCTCAGGACATTGTTTTTGGCGGATCCAGAGTGGATGAAACCAGGCCCGGTAGATCTACTAATTGGAGCCGACCTGTACCCTCACATTTATGATGGCAGAAAAATCATTCTCGATGAAAATTGGCCAATAGCGCTAAGCAGCATTTATGGATGGGTTATGACGGGCAAATTTAGCGCCTCACATGACGCAACACGCATAGCAGCAGTGACAACCTCAGAATCAGCACCAATCACGGCTTTGCTGTCCATCAATTCAGAACCAATTGAAACTTGCCTTCGACGACATTGGGAGATAGAGGAACCCCCGTCAAGGCCAGTCAAAAGTCCAAATGACCTCTTAGCTGAGGAACTTTTCATGGAAAAACACGCAAGAGATGAAATAATCGAATGCGCCGGTGAATGCAACATGGAGCTGAAAAAGTGGTCAAGCAATAACCCAGAAATATTGGAGGACTTGCCGGAGTCCAATCTCAAAACTCCAGTAGAATTTTCAGGTGCAGACAGTTCCGAATCGCTTCTCGGATTACAATGGCAGCCAAGCAGCGATATATTCTCATTCAAGGTTGAGAAAATCACACCGGTGTACACAAAAAGAGGTATCGCCTCAGTTGTCGCCCAAATCTTTGATCCACTTGGCCTGATATCACCAATTATGCTAAAAGGCAAGCAATTTCTTCAACAACTGTGGTTATTAGGCATAGATTGGGACGAGGCGGTGCCCCTCGAGCTTCAAGCACAGTGGAAAAAGTACACCGAAgaactcatcaaaatttccgagATCCGTATTCCGCGTCATGTGTCTCTGATCAATGGAGTAAAATTTGATCTTGTCGGTTTCAGCGACGCCAGTAAATTAGGATACAGCGGCAATGTGTATCTGAGGGTCGAAAGCAGCTCCGGTGAGGTCAAAACCAGCCTTTTAATGGCGAAAACTAAGGTGACACCGCTCAAACCGATGAGCATCCCCAGGCTGGAGTTGCAGGGGGCGGCGCTATTAACAGAGTTATTAGATGCTGCTCACTACATATGTTCAATGGCTCATCCAATCAGGAAGGTGTTCGCCTATTCAGACTCCACAGTCGTCTTATCATGGCTCCAAACTCCTCCCTACCGGCTCAAAGTATTCGTCGCTAATCGAGTTACTCGAATTTTAGAAGTATTAACACCTCAACATTGGGGGCATGTCAAGTCTGAAGATAATCCGAGCGATCTGGCCAGCCGAGGCTGCATGCCAGACAGATTGGCCGACAACAGTTTATGGTGGCATGGACCAAAATGGTTGCAAGAGCCAGAagaaaaatggccgaagttgAGTCCATTTGACCCAGAAAGCAAAGCAGAAATCATCGACAAATTACCGGACATCGTCACGCTGGTACAAAATAAACAAGAATCATGGGaggaaacttttttaaaatcattttcaggATTTGTTCCTCTGCTCAGAACCACCGTTTGGATGTTGAGATTTATCCATAATACCCGGCATCCTACCCAGAAAAGAACTGGACAGATTTCCAGTGCGGAGCTACAAGAAGCCCGGCACTGGTggataaaaattattcaaggCAAAGAATTTAAAGCAGAGATCAGAACAATGAGCGAGAAAAAAGAGAGCCCGGCCTCTTTATGCAAACTTCGTCCTTTTTTAGATGAACAGGGATTATTGCGAGTCGGTGGTCGACTCAGGCACTCAGACATGAGCTACGACTTCAAATTTCCCATTTTATTGCCTAAAAATCATCATTTCACTCAACTGGTAATCGACTATTATCACGATATGACACTTCACGGCGGTCCCAGCTCAACTTTAGCAGCAATCAATCAGCGATTTTGGATAATTAATGGGCGTGCTGTAGTCAGATCTAAACTTCAAAAGTGCATCCAGTGCTTTAAAGTCAGACCAAAATTCACGCAGCCACTTATGGGCGATTTACCAAAATGGAGGGTTCAGGCAGCATATCCGTTTCTCAATACAGCGTGTGACTACGGCGGACCATTCCAAGTCAAAGAAAACAAGCTCAGAAATGCAAGGCAAACGAAGGGGTATTTAGCCCTATTTATTTGTATGGCTACTAAAGCAGTACACCTGGAATTTGTAAGCGAATTGACTACAAAGGCCTTTGAAGGCGCATTAGCTCGATTTGTCTCTCGCAGAGGATTATGCAAAAATATGTTCTCTGATAACGGTACCAACTTCGTAGGAATGAATAACTCTTTAAAAGAGCTATATGCATTcttaaaaactaatgaaacaagcATTGCGGAAAATCTAAGCAAAAAGGAAATCAATTGGCATTTTCAGCCCGCTTCCGCGCCAAATTTTGGCGGACTACATGAAGCAGGGATAAAATCCGCAAAACATCATCTCAAAAGAATCATGGGTACTCAAATTTTCACCTTCGAGGAAATGACTACACTCGTGACTCGAGTGGAGGCAATAATGAACTCTAGGCCGATCTGCCCGCTATCAACAGATCCCTCAGATATGGACGCCTTGACCCCAGGTCATTTTTTTGTTGGTCGCCCACTCAACGCCTTACCTGAAGAAAATCTAACAGAAACTCCTTCTAATCGTGTGGATAGATGGGGCTTGATAAACAAAGCCAGTCAACATTTTTGGCAAACATGGAAAAATGAGTACATCAACTGTTTGAGGCAGCGATCAAAATGGACTCAAGAAACTGATccaataaaaattgatgatctCGTCATTATTCAAGACAATAATTTACCTCCTCAGCAATGGAGGTTAGGACGAATCACCAAGTGCTTTCCGGGccctgatgacgtcacacgCGTCGTCGATGTCAAGACCACCACGGGGACTTTACGGCGCCCGGTTTCTAAGCTTTGCCGCCTCCCCATAAGTTCAGACAAAAACCAAATATGA